One window from the genome of Candidatus Chlorohelix allophototropha encodes:
- a CDS encoding heme-degrading domain-containing protein: protein MEDFNKLLQELQQQEDLIQFIEFTNDTAYEIGTWLVDIGRREGKSFTVDICRNGQQLYHYALPGTTPDNDEWIKRKNRVVNRFNHSSYFMGIYYKSRNTTIEEKHFLNPEEYAPHGGSFPIIIKNVGVVGTITVSGLPQEEDHRLVVQVLMEFLGL from the coding sequence ATGGAAGATTTTAATAAATTGCTGCAAGAGTTACAGCAGCAAGAGGATTTAATCCAGTTCATTGAATTTACCAATGACACTGCCTACGAAATTGGAACATGGTTGGTGGATATTGGTAGAAGAGAAGGCAAGAGTTTTACCGTAGATATTTGCCGTAACGGGCAACAACTATACCACTACGCTTTGCCCGGCACTACCCCCGACAATGACGAATGGATTAAGCGCAAGAATCGGGTGGTGAACCGCTTTAATCATAGCTCATATTTCATGGGAATTTATTACAAAAGCCGCAATACCACTATTGAGGAAAAGCACTTTCTAAATCCCGAAGAATATGCTCCCCATGGTGGCTCATTTCCTATTATTATCAAAAACGTAGGGGTAGTTGGTACAATTACAGTTTCCGGGCTACCGCAAGAAGAAGACCATCGCCTAGTGGTGCAGGTACTTATGGAATTTCTCGGCTTATAA
- a CDS encoding oxidoreductase, whose protein sequence is MSIIKVGIIGYGLSGAVFHAPLISRLKEFELYKIASSNPDKVHKDYPETLVVASPDALINDPQVDLVVVCAPNTSHFSLTSQALNAGKHVVLEKPFVNRLEEGEELIRLAAENKCILSVYQNRRWDGDFLTIKKLIESDVLGEIYTYESHFDRFRLEVGNKWREQALEGSGILFDLGAHLIDQALQLFGKPQTIWADAFPQRPGATTIDYFHLILGYERLRVILHSGTINKKPGPRFQVHGTKGSYIKYGLDPQEDALKRGMRPGDSGWGKESSELYGELFTGAGELTLSGKIETLPGSYEAFYNVIYTALTDGTPPPVTAQEALEVIKFIQLAGQSSREKQVLLVD, encoded by the coding sequence ATGTCCATAATCAAAGTTGGTATTATCGGCTACGGACTTTCGGGCGCAGTTTTTCATGCCCCATTGATCTCACGCCTCAAAGAATTTGAGCTTTACAAAATAGCATCTTCAAACCCCGATAAAGTACATAAAGATTACCCAGAGACACTGGTAGTTGCCAGCCCCGATGCGCTAATAAATGACCCACAAGTTGATCTGGTGGTAGTTTGTGCCCCTAACACCAGCCATTTTTCCTTGACAAGTCAAGCGCTCAATGCTGGTAAGCATGTCGTGTTGGAAAAACCATTTGTTAATCGGCTTGAGGAGGGCGAGGAATTAATTCGCCTTGCTGCTGAAAACAAATGTATATTGAGCGTGTATCAGAATCGGCGTTGGGATGGCGATTTTCTGACTATAAAGAAGTTGATTGAAAGTGATGTGCTGGGCGAAATTTACACTTACGAATCCCACTTTGATCGTTTCCGACTTGAAGTAGGCAACAAGTGGCGCGAACAAGCGCTAGAGGGTTCGGGTATTCTGTTCGATCTGGGCGCACACCTGATTGATCAGGCATTGCAGTTATTTGGCAAGCCTCAAACAATCTGGGCTGATGCTTTCCCACAACGTCCGGGCGCAACTACTATTGATTATTTCCACCTTATCCTCGGTTATGAGCGCTTACGGGTAATACTCCATTCTGGTACAATCAATAAAAAACCTGGTCCTCGTTTTCAGGTACACGGTACCAAAGGCAGTTATATTAAATACGGGCTTGATCCACAAGAAGATGCGCTCAAAAGAGGCATGCGTCCCGGTGACTCGGGTTGGGGAAAAGAGAGTTCGGAATTATACGGTGAGCTTTTTACAGGCGCAGGAGAACTGACTCTAAGCGGGAAAATCGAAACCTTACCCGGTTCTTATGAAGCCTTTTATAATGTCATATACACTGCCCTAACAGATGGCACACCTCCGCCAGTGACAGCGCAAGAGGCATTGGAAGTAATCAAGTTTATTCAACTGGCAGGGCAAAGCAGCCGTGAAAAACAAGTGCTGTTAGTAGACTAA
- a CDS encoding OsmC family protein — protein sequence MLKEVTVNWESGMKFTATAESGFTVIMDTKAEFGGSDEGFTPKMLLLVSLAGCTAMDVISMLKKMRQEVIGYRLEVKGWEHEEHPKKFDRIVVEHVVEGHNLNQESVDKAIALSHEKYCSVSASLAGSVEIVMTSRLVEISSAVD from the coding sequence ATGCTAAAAGAAGTTACAGTAAACTGGGAATCTGGAATGAAGTTCACCGCCACTGCCGAAAGTGGTTTCACTGTTATAATGGATACCAAAGCCGAGTTCGGGGGTTCTGATGAAGGCTTTACCCCTAAAATGCTTTTGCTGGTATCGTTGGCAGGCTGCACTGCAATGGATGTGATTTCCATGTTGAAAAAGATGCGACAAGAGGTAATCGGCTATCGTTTAGAAGTAAAGGGCTGGGAACATGAGGAACACCCCAAGAAATTTGACCGGATTGTGGTGGAACATGTGGTTGAAGGTCACAACCTGAATCAAGAGTCGGTTGATAAAGCCATTGCCCTTTCACACGAGAAATATTGCTCAGTATCTGCCAGCCTAGCGGGTTCAGTCGAGATAGTTATGACTTCGCGTTTAGTAGAAATAAGCTCAGCAGTAGATTGA
- a CDS encoding RDD family protein: protein MKPTQTSVTAGNTTANPSAMSALSIEDLLQKSIPADKNETNKPPAWQQVEPLPVAETIKAPPPPPPFGQPKAPPSPKVETGVYKGCYYYVGEEGETVIMRLAGLMERFWGAVIDSIITYLLSFLFYFIFFIFIGIASVTMPTSSSQKSRSYTSTESSLSSNSNFFEWIFSNLLTIIMVSTIPFLYHVITVFMGGQTIGHRINHIKVIHGGGTPITLGSAVLRALWGILYSFGLGLVAGIAVNLVLPLLIDDNILNQSNSRIAGQFISALFTIMIVVLAIYIIGYIAVLYVMLVDKGKQGMHDKMASTYVVEAIPLSTGN from the coding sequence ATGAAACCGACACAGACGAGTGTTACTGCCGGAAATACAACAGCCAATCCATCCGCTATGTCAGCTTTATCAATTGAAGATTTGTTGCAAAAAAGTATCCCGGCAGATAAAAACGAAACGAATAAGCCACCCGCATGGCAACAGGTTGAACCCTTACCAGTAGCAGAGACAATAAAAGCTCCGCCACCACCACCGCCTTTTGGTCAGCCAAAAGCGCCTCCTTCTCCAAAGGTTGAAACTGGAGTTTACAAAGGCTGCTACTATTATGTTGGAGAAGAGGGAGAAACCGTCATAATGCGACTAGCCGGATTAATGGAACGGTTCTGGGGCGCAGTAATCGACTCGATTATCACCTATCTTTTGTCGTTTTTATTCTATTTCATTTTCTTTATCTTTATTGGTATTGCCAGCGTAACTATGCCCACTAGCTCTAGCCAAAAATCAAGGTCTTATACCAGCACCGAGTCTAGCTTATCCAGCAACTCCAATTTCTTTGAGTGGATATTCTCGAATTTACTCACCATAATTATGGTTAGTACGATTCCGTTTCTCTATCATGTGATAACAGTATTTATGGGCGGACAAACTATTGGGCATCGTATCAACCACATCAAAGTCATTCACGGCGGTGGTACTCCCATAACTTTGGGTTCAGCCGTTTTGAGAGCATTATGGGGAATCCTTTATAGCTTTGGGTTGGGCTTAGTAGCCGGAATAGCGGTTAATTTAGTGCTGCCTTTGCTAATAGATGACAACATCCTAAACCAATCGAATTCTAGAATAGCAGGGCAATTTATTAGCGCATTGTTTACCATTATGATAGTGGTTTTGGCAATATATATAATCGGCTATATAGCAGTGTTGTATGTAATGCTGGTGGATAAGGGGAAACAAGGTATGCATGACAAAATGGCAAGTACGTATGTAGTCGAAGCCATCCCTCTATCTACTGGAAATTGA
- the folK gene encoding 2-amino-4-hydroxy-6-hydroxymethyldihydropteridine diphosphokinase, translating to MTTVYLALGANLGNRRANLAAALERLRLGGKFKIRAVSGLYETRPVGYINQPDFLNMALEGETELSPLDLLDSLKRIELLAGRDFSAPRNYPRPLDLDILFYGDHLVNEDRLQVPHPRLHERAFVLAPLNEFAPRFTHPQLQSTIEDLLATFDLEKEGVFRYCAEPGLQIPPPRFLFVTGKLAAPVLEQFLHDLSTQLNFTYGIAKMDMDVAAFMSVRYIADHLKLPEEESGIYDLLVIPGWAKGDLASLERISGIKAVLGPTDLTELESWLELQIRCTKASSNATHYYTEEQLREIQARLTDSNIRIFTDGKCIYAFNDQLFVSGGIEDKELRTLFRQLGVDNASHAFYLGRELYKAAMSIRLGLPYHQDRDLAL from the coding sequence GTGACTACCGTTTATCTTGCGCTGGGCGCTAATCTGGGAAATAGAAGAGCTAATCTTGCTGCCGCGCTGGAACGTCTCCGGCTAGGCGGCAAGTTTAAGATCAGAGCGGTTTCCGGCTTATACGAAACCCGCCCGGTGGGGTACATTAATCAACCCGATTTCCTGAATATGGCGTTGGAAGGGGAGACCGAACTGTCTCCACTTGATTTGCTCGATAGCCTAAAACGGATAGAATTATTGGCGGGGCGAGATTTCTCTGCCCCCCGTAATTATCCCCGCCCGCTTGACCTTGATATCCTCTTTTATGGTGATCACTTGGTCAATGAAGATAGGCTTCAGGTTCCGCACCCGCGCTTGCATGAACGTGCCTTTGTGCTTGCACCGCTTAACGAGTTTGCCCCCCGTTTTACCCACCCTCAACTTCAAAGCACTATTGAAGATTTACTGGCTACCTTCGACCTTGAAAAGGAAGGCGTATTTCGTTATTGCGCCGAACCGGGCTTGCAAATTCCTCCCCCCCGTTTTCTTTTTGTAACTGGCAAGCTAGCTGCTCCTGTTCTGGAACAATTTCTGCATGATCTAAGCACTCAGCTTAACTTTACCTACGGTATAGCTAAAATGGATATGGATGTCGCTGCTTTTATGAGCGTGCGCTATATTGCCGACCATCTCAAGCTTCCCGAAGAAGAATCCGGTATTTACGACTTGCTGGTTATTCCCGGTTGGGCTAAAGGCGATCTGGCTTCTCTTGAACGAATCAGTGGTATAAAAGCAGTCTTAGGACCAACCGACCTGACGGAACTGGAAAGTTGGTTGGAATTACAGATTCGCTGCACTAAGGCTTCGTCTAACGCCACCCATTACTATACTGAAGAACAGTTGCGGGAGATACAAGCACGCCTGACCGATTCAAATATCCGAATCTTTACTGACGGCAAGTGTATCTATGCCTTTAATGATCAGTTGTTTGTGTCCGGCGGTATCGAGGATAAGGAACTGCGAACACTGTTTCGTCAGCTTGGGGTTGATAATGCTTCACACGCCTTTTACTTGGGGCGCGAACTTTACAAAGCTGCTATGAGCATCCGCTTAGGTTTGCCCTATCATCAGGATCGAGATTTAGCACTATAA
- a CDS encoding acyl-CoA dehydrogenase: MSTTTNTYKMYSKDDFNLELNDDEREILNMVRDFAQNEVKPRAADNDATGEYPADLVEQMSELGIMGLSFPEKYGGAGQSYILFALAVEELCAACASTGLVFDVNMSLGAEPILFFGNEEQKMKWLPGMASGKKLGALAMTEPGAGSDAAGIKTRAVRDGNDYIINGSKTFITLGSVAETYVVTAITDPELRAKHRHISDFVVEKGTPGLSFGQPMHKMGITASMTTEVFFDNVRVPASNLLGQEGDGFKITMDTLDGGRVGVAAQAIGIARAALEDCIEYATQRKQFNTAVTEFEGIQFMLADMATAIDAARLLTLRAAYLRDKGIPCARESSMAKLFAGDTAMKVATDALQIFGGYGYIKEYPAERHMRDAKITQIYEGTQQVQRLVVARQTLKNLAKR; this comes from the coding sequence ATGTCAACCACTACCAACACTTATAAGATGTATAGCAAAGATGATTTTAATCTCGAGTTAAACGATGACGAACGCGAGATACTTAATATGGTACGCGACTTTGCCCAGAATGAAGTAAAGCCTCGCGCCGCCGACAATGATGCTACAGGCGAATACCCTGCCGACCTCGTAGAGCAGATGTCCGAATTGGGTATTATGGGGCTATCGTTTCCAGAGAAATACGGCGGGGCAGGGCAGAGTTATATTCTCTTTGCGCTGGCAGTGGAAGAATTGTGCGCCGCTTGCGCCTCTACCGGGTTGGTATTTGATGTGAATATGAGCCTCGGGGCAGAGCCGATCTTGTTTTTCGGAAATGAAGAGCAGAAAATGAAATGGTTGCCGGGTATGGCAAGTGGCAAGAAACTGGGCGCGTTGGCTATGACCGAACCGGGTGCTGGAAGCGATGCTGCCGGTATCAAAACCCGCGCAGTACGTGACGGCAACGACTATATTATCAACGGCTCCAAAACCTTCATTACGCTGGGTAGTGTGGCTGAAACCTACGTGGTTACTGCTATAACCGACCCTGAGTTGCGGGCAAAGCATCGCCACATCAGCGATTTCGTGGTGGAAAAGGGCACTCCCGGTTTGAGTTTTGGTCAGCCGATGCACAAGATGGGCATTACTGCCAGCATGACTACCGAAGTATTTTTTGATAATGTGCGCGTACCTGCTTCAAATCTGCTTGGTCAAGAAGGTGATGGCTTCAAGATTACCATGGACACCCTTGATGGCGGTCGGGTAGGCGTAGCGGCACAGGCAATCGGCATTGCGCGCGCTGCCCTTGAAGACTGTATCGAATATGCTACACAACGCAAGCAATTTAATACCGCTGTTACCGAATTTGAAGGCATCCAGTTTATGCTAGCAGATATGGCTACTGCGATTGATGCGGCTCGCTTGCTGACTCTCCGTGCTGCCTACTTGCGTGACAAGGGTATCCCCTGCGCTCGCGAAAGCAGTATGGCAAAGCTATTTGCCGGAGATACCGCAATGAAAGTAGCCACCGATGCGCTACAAATCTTTGGCGGTTACGGTTACATCAAAGAGTACCCGGCTGAACGGCATATGCGTGATGCGAAGATTACTCAGATTTATGAGGGTACGCAACAGGTTCAACGCTTGGTAGTGGCGCGCCAAACTCTGAAAAATCTGGCAAAGCGTTAA